A genomic stretch from Macaca nemestrina isolate mMacNem1 chromosome 16, mMacNem.hap1, whole genome shotgun sequence includes:
- the LOC105485358 gene encoding testis-expressed protein 30 isoform X2, whose protein sequence is MKVVVVQKVKLKIPFGNKLLDAVCLVPNKSLTYGIILTHGASGDMNLPHLMSLASHLASHGFFCLRFTCKGLNIVHRIKAYKSVLNYLKTSGEYKLAGVFLGGRSMGSRAAASVMCHIEPDDGDDFVRGLICISYPLHHPKQQHKLRDEDLFRLKEPVLFVSGSADEMCEKNLLEKVAQKMQAPHKIHWIEKANHSMAVKGRSTNDVFKEINTQILFWIQEITEMDKKGH, encoded by the exons atgaaggtggtggtggtgcagAAG gttaaattaaaaataccttttgGAAATAAATTACTAGATGCTGTGTGTTTGGTACCTAACAAGAGCTTAACATATGGAATAATTCTTACACATGGAGCATCAGGAGATATGAATCTTCCTCATTTGATGTCACTGGCATCCCATCTTGCATCCCATGGGTTTTTCTGCCTGAGATTTACCTGTAAAGGCCTTAATATTGTACATAGAATTAAGGCATATAAATCAGTTTTG aattaCCTAAAGACATCAGGAGAATACAAACTTGCAGGTGTTTTTCTTGGAG gTCGTTCAATGGGCTCAAGAGCAGCTGCTTCTGTAATGTGTCACATTGAGCCAGATGATGGTGATGACTTTGTTCGGGGTCTCATTTGTATTTCTTACCCACTGCACCATCCAAAGCAGCAGCATAAACTCAGAGATGAAGACCTCTTTCGTTTAAAAGAGCCTGTACTGTTTGTGTCAGGCTCAGCAGATGAAATGTGTGAAAAG aacttGTTGGAGAAAGTGGCACAGAAAATGCAAGCTCCCCATAAAATCCACTGGATTGAGAAGGCAAATCATTCCATGGCAGTGAAAGGACGGTCGACAAatgatgttttcaaagaaataaatacacagaTTTTGTTTTGGATCCAAGAAATTACTGAAATGGACAAGAAAGGTCATTAG
- the LOC105485358 gene encoding testis-expressed protein 30 isoform X3, with product MSHTEVKLKIPFGNKLLDAVCLVPNKSLTYGIILTHGASGDMNLPHLMSLASHLASHGFFCLRFTCKGLNIVHRIKAYKSVLNYLKTSGEYKLAGVFLGGRSMGSRAAASVMCHIEPDDGDDFVRGLICISYPLHHPKQQHKLRDEDLFRLKEPVLFVSGSADEMCEKNLLEKVAQKMQAPHKIHWIEKANHSMAVKGRSTNDVFKEINTQILFWIQEITEMDKKGH from the exons ATGAGTCATACAGAG gttaaattaaaaataccttttgGAAATAAATTACTAGATGCTGTGTGTTTGGTACCTAACAAGAGCTTAACATATGGAATAATTCTTACACATGGAGCATCAGGAGATATGAATCTTCCTCATTTGATGTCACTGGCATCCCATCTTGCATCCCATGGGTTTTTCTGCCTGAGATTTACCTGTAAAGGCCTTAATATTGTACATAGAATTAAGGCATATAAATCAGTTTTG aattaCCTAAAGACATCAGGAGAATACAAACTTGCAGGTGTTTTTCTTGGAG gTCGTTCAATGGGCTCAAGAGCAGCTGCTTCTGTAATGTGTCACATTGAGCCAGATGATGGTGATGACTTTGTTCGGGGTCTCATTTGTATTTCTTACCCACTGCACCATCCAAAGCAGCAGCATAAACTCAGAGATGAAGACCTCTTTCGTTTAAAAGAGCCTGTACTGTTTGTGTCAGGCTCAGCAGATGAAATGTGTGAAAAG aacttGTTGGAGAAAGTGGCACAGAAAATGCAAGCTCCCCATAAAATCCACTGGATTGAGAAGGCAAATCATTCCATGGCAGTGAAAGGACGGTCGACAAatgatgttttcaaagaaataaatacacagaTTTTGTTTTGGATCCAAGAAATTACTGAAATGGACAAGAAAGGTCATTAG
- the LOC105485358 gene encoding testis-expressed protein 30 isoform X4 has protein sequence MSHTEVKLKIPFGNKLLDAVCLVPNKSLTYGIILTHGASGDMNLPHLMSLASHLASHGFFCLRFTCKGLNIVHRIKAYKSVLNYLKTSGEYKLAGVFLGELVGESGTENASSP, from the exons ATGAGTCATACAGAG gttaaattaaaaataccttttgGAAATAAATTACTAGATGCTGTGTGTTTGGTACCTAACAAGAGCTTAACATATGGAATAATTCTTACACATGGAGCATCAGGAGATATGAATCTTCCTCATTTGATGTCACTGGCATCCCATCTTGCATCCCATGGGTTTTTCTGCCTGAGATTTACCTGTAAAGGCCTTAATATTGTACATAGAATTAAGGCATATAAATCAGTTTTG aattaCCTAAAGACATCAGGAGAATACAAACTTGCAGGTGTTTTTCTTGGAG aacttGTTGGAGAAAGTGGCACAGAAAATGCAAGCTCCCCATAA
- the LOC105485358 gene encoding testis-expressed protein 30 isoform X1, whose translation MNLPHLMSLASHLASHGFFCLRFTCKGLNIVHRIKAYKSVLNYLKTSGEYKLAGVFLGGRSMGSRAAASVMCHIEPDDGDDFVRGLICISYPLHHPKQQHKLRDEDLFRLKEPVLFVSGSADEMCEKNLLEKVAQKMQAPHKIHWIEKANHSMAVKGRSTNDVFKEINTQILFWIQEITEMDKKGH comes from the exons ATGAATCTTCCTCATTTGATGTCACTGGCATCCCATCTTGCATCCCATGGGTTTTTCTGCCTGAGATTTACCTGTAAAGGCCTTAATATTGTACATAGAATTAAGGCATATAAATCAGTTTTG aattaCCTAAAGACATCAGGAGAATACAAACTTGCAGGTGTTTTTCTTGGAG gTCGTTCAATGGGCTCAAGAGCAGCTGCTTCTGTAATGTGTCACATTGAGCCAGATGATGGTGATGACTTTGTTCGGGGTCTCATTTGTATTTCTTACCCACTGCACCATCCAAAGCAGCAGCATAAACTCAGAGATGAAGACCTCTTTCGTTTAAAAGAGCCTGTACTGTTTGTGTCAGGCTCAGCAGATGAAATGTGTGAAAAG aacttGTTGGAGAAAGTGGCACAGAAAATGCAAGCTCCCCATAAAATCCACTGGATTGAGAAGGCAAATCATTCCATGGCAGTGAAAGGACGGTCGACAAatgatgttttcaaagaaataaatacacagaTTTTGTTTTGGATCCAAGAAATTACTGAAATGGACAAGAAAGGTCATTAG